A stretch of the uncultured Desulfobacter sp. genome encodes the following:
- a CDS encoding type II toxin-antitoxin system VapC family toxin, giving the protein MILLDTNVLSELMKPTPNKQVVSWLDKQSEWDLWTSSITFAEIFLGISLLNDGKKKTMLFELAQQMFDEDFKGRCLPFDDQAAVEYAVIVAKRTKIGRPVSVEDAQIASISKTANLILATRNIKDFDEIDGLRLINPWNYQSTSR; this is encoded by the coding sequence ATGATTTTGCTTGATACGAATGTGTTGTCAGAGTTGATGAAACCCACGCCGAATAAGCAGGTTGTTTCCTGGTTAGATAAACAATCCGAGTGGGATCTATGGACCAGTTCAATAACTTTTGCTGAAATTTTCCTGGGTATCTCCCTACTGAACGATGGGAAAAAGAAGACTATGTTATTTGAATTGGCTCAACAGATGTTTGATGAAGATTTTAAGGGCAGATGCTTACCGTTTGATGATCAGGCCGCTGTTGAGTACGCAGTAATAGTGGCCAAAAGAACAAAAATCGGCAGACCAGTCAGTGTAGAAGATGCACAGATCGCATCAATTTCAAAAACGGCAAACCTGATTCTGGCGACTCGAAACATCAAAGATTTTGATGAGATCGACGGATTGAGATTGATTAATCCCTGGAATTACCAGAGCACAAGCAGGTAA
- a CDS encoding PocR ligand-binding domain-containing protein, which translates to MNLINIDKMQSLLDNFSKAVGIASAIIDLEGNVIVGSNWQQICTDFHRTHPETCKRCIESDTILAERMAKNREQSFYLCKNGLTDAAAPIILNDDHVANLFIGQFLLSDPDFVFFKTQASEYGFEEDRYIEALRSVPILSETKIKPIINFFQDFAKTIGEMVLQEKQMLQRKTRLLDVTGSTSDWIWEVNADGIFTYCSKGVEKVLGYRPEDILGRTPFELMLTEDQQRMDELIAGLFAQGEPIKNQEIWHQTQDSRRVCLLTNGVPIIDDCGRLEGYRGSNTDITERKQTENALQMERERLANVIYGTNIGTWEWNIQTGETIFNERWAEICGYSLEELAPISIETWINLAHPDDLKGSETLLNRHFSGELYRYDCQCRMKHKDGRWVWVHDRGRVISWTDDNRPIRMFGTHTDITERKLAEQELIETRDELLMANRHLEQQTAYANDMAAQAEMASAAKSEFLANMSHEIRTPMNGVIGMTGLLLGTDLTEEQRHYGETIKASADALLELINDILDFSKIEAGRLELEILDFDLRSLLNDFAEIIAFKAHERGLEFICTTAPDVPVFLRGDPGRLRQILINLAGNAVKFTHKGEIVVRADLEQEWDQEVIIRFSVRDTGIGIPDEKQEGLFEQFTQVDTSITRKYGGTGLGLAISKQLAELMGGRIGLISPIHAGTETKTEDTRPGAEFWFTARFDKQPRKPAGRTVSDPGDVRGAKILVVDDNATNREILMTQLKAWNARPAESPEGDTAISLLKQAVHKDDAFDIAILDMHLPGMNGEALGHAIKNDPALTDTRLIMMTSLGRPGDTRRLETVGFAAHLTKPVRLSDLHDCLSAVLCDNSHKIKRPIITRQTIPKLQNTGGRILLAEDNITNQQVAKGILQKLGLSADTVANGADAVDALTRNHYDLVLMDVQMPEMDGMEATRKIRNPRSATLNPSIPIIAMTAHVMAGDRETCLEAGMDDYISKPVNQRILADKLKQWMPDTPEDYTERPSSGPAFDIEALLNRLMGDEKLVATVIAVFLEDMPKEISALKRYIDAGQADKAGSQAHKIKGTAGNIAAKDFQETASAMEMSGRAGELDRLKTLMPELENRFNRLKAEMKSI; encoded by the coding sequence TTGAATCTTATTAATATCGATAAGATGCAGTCTTTGCTTGACAACTTCTCTAAGGCCGTTGGTATTGCTTCGGCCATCATTGACCTTGAAGGCAATGTCATCGTTGGTTCCAATTGGCAGCAGATCTGCACAGATTTCCACCGAACCCACCCGGAAACCTGTAAACGATGTATAGAAAGCGACACGATTCTGGCCGAAAGAATGGCCAAAAATAGGGAACAAAGCTTTTATCTGTGTAAAAACGGTTTAACCGACGCGGCGGCCCCGATCATTCTCAACGACGATCATGTGGCCAATTTGTTCATTGGACAGTTTCTCTTGAGTGATCCCGATTTTGTTTTTTTTAAAACCCAAGCTTCTGAATATGGTTTTGAAGAAGACCGATATATAGAGGCTCTAAGAAGTGTTCCCATACTCAGTGAAACCAAAATCAAGCCCATCATAAATTTTTTTCAGGATTTTGCGAAAACCATTGGTGAAATGGTGCTTCAAGAAAAACAAATGTTGCAACGCAAAACCCGATTGCTGGATGTCACCGGCAGCACCAGCGATTGGATCTGGGAGGTGAACGCCGATGGCATATTTACCTACTGCAGCAAAGGGGTTGAGAAGGTGCTGGGCTACCGCCCGGAAGACATTCTGGGTCGTACTCCCTTTGAATTGATGCTTACCGAAGATCAGCAACGCATGGACGAATTGATTGCCGGCTTGTTCGCCCAAGGGGAACCCATCAAAAACCAAGAAATCTGGCACCAGACCCAAGACAGCCGCAGGGTCTGCCTGCTGACCAACGGCGTTCCGATCATCGATGACTGCGGTCGTTTGGAGGGGTACCGGGGTTCCAATACCGACATCACAGAACGTAAACAGACCGAGAATGCGCTGCAAATGGAAAGGGAACGTCTTGCCAATGTCATTTACGGTACCAATATCGGTACATGGGAATGGAATATACAAACGGGTGAAACGATTTTTAACGAACGCTGGGCAGAAATCTGCGGGTATAGTCTGGAAGAACTTGCCCCGATCTCCATTGAGACCTGGATAAACCTGGCCCATCCCGATGATTTAAAGGGCTCCGAAACCCTTCTTAACCGTCATTTTTCAGGAGAACTGTATCGCTATGACTGCCAGTGCCGGATGAAGCACAAGGACGGACGTTGGGTCTGGGTACATGACCGCGGCCGGGTAATTTCCTGGACTGATGATAACCGCCCGATCAGGATGTTCGGTACCCATACGGACATCACTGAAAGAAAACTGGCAGAGCAGGAACTGATTGAAACCCGTGATGAACTGTTAATGGCCAACAGGCACCTCGAGCAGCAGACCGCCTATGCCAACGACATGGCTGCCCAGGCGGAGATGGCCTCGGCGGCTAAAAGTGAATTCCTGGCCAACATGAGCCATGAAATACGGACTCCCATGAACGGCGTTATCGGCATGACGGGGTTGCTGCTTGGTACGGATCTCACAGAAGAACAACGCCATTACGGTGAAACCATTAAAGCCAGTGCAGATGCGCTGCTGGAACTGATCAACGACATACTTGATTTTTCAAAAATCGAAGCCGGCAGGCTCGAACTGGAAATATTAGATTTTGACCTGCGATCCCTTTTAAACGATTTTGCAGAAATTATAGCGTTCAAAGCCCATGAACGTGGCTTGGAATTCATCTGCACCACGGCCCCGGACGTACCGGTATTCCTCCGGGGAGATCCAGGACGGCTCCGTCAGATCCTTATTAATCTGGCAGGCAACGCGGTCAAGTTCACCCATAAAGGAGAAATAGTTGTTCGTGCCGACCTTGAACAGGAATGGGACCAGGAGGTCATTATCCGATTTTCAGTACGCGATACCGGTATCGGCATCCCAGACGAAAAACAGGAAGGTCTCTTTGAGCAGTTCACACAAGTGGACACATCTATTACAAGAAAATATGGCGGCACGGGCCTGGGACTGGCGATCTCCAAACAGTTGGCAGAGTTGATGGGCGGCCGGATCGGACTAATCTCTCCGATCCACGCCGGCACAGAAACAAAGACTGAAGACACCCGTCCCGGCGCGGAATTCTGGTTTACGGCGCGGTTTGACAAGCAGCCCCGGAAACCAGCCGGCCGGACAGTATCAGATCCTGGTGATGTGCGGGGGGCAAAAATCCTGGTGGTTGATGATAACGCCACCAACCGGGAAATTCTCATGACACAGCTTAAAGCATGGAACGCCCGACCGGCAGAGTCTCCGGAAGGGGATACGGCCATTTCTTTGCTCAAGCAGGCAGTTCACAAGGATGATGCGTTTGACATTGCGATTTTAGACATGCACCTGCCGGGGATGAACGGTGAAGCGCTTGGCCACGCCATTAAAAATGACCCTGCCCTTACAGACACACGGTTGATCATGATGACGTCACTGGGGCGGCCGGGAGACACCCGTCGTTTAGAGACCGTGGGCTTTGCCGCGCATCTGACAAAACCGGTCCGCCTGTCGGATCTGCATGACTGCCTCTCCGCAGTTCTTTGCGATAACTCTCATAAAATCAAGAGGCCCATCATCACACGGCAAACCATCCCCAAACTGCAAAATACCGGCGGCCGTATTCTTTTGGCCGAAGATAATATCACCAACCAGCAGGTGGCCAAAGGCATTCTCCAAAAACTGGGCTTGTCTGCGGATACGGTTGCAAACGGCGCCGACGCAGTGGATGCGTTGACACGCAACCACTATGATCTAGTACTGATGGATGTGCAGATGCCTGAAATGGACGGCATGGAAGCCACCCGAAAAATCCGTAATCCCCGGTCTGCCACACTAAATCCAAGCATACCGATCATTGCCATGACAGCCCATGTCATGGCCGGTGATCGCGAAACCTGCCTTGAAGCCGGCATGGACGACTACATCAGCAAACCCGTCAATCAACGCATTCTGGCAGACAAACTCAAACAGTGGATGCCGGATACGCCTGAAGACTATACCGAACGACCCTCCTCTGGACCTGCTTTTGATATCGAGGCCTTATTGAACCGCCTCATGGGGGATGAAAAGCTTGTCGCTACGGTTATCGCCGTATTCCTTGAGGACATGCCAAAAGAAATTTCAGCTCTCAAGCGCTATATCGATGCGGGGCAGGCTGACAAGGCCGGCTCCCAGGCCCATAAAATTAAAGGGACCGCAGGCAATATTGCAGCCAAAGACTTTCAGGAGACGGCTTCGGCCATGGAAATGTCGGGCAGGGCCGGAGAACTGGATCGACTGAAGACATTAATGCCCGAGCTGGAAAATCGATTCAACAGACTGAAAGCAGAGATGAAAAGTATATGA
- a CDS encoding DUF4178 domain-containing protein — MISVSEQKSFDQRFSLIRTLAPDKVLSPEEQTRLTIMDAEVGDCFTCLGSTYFIQEINKYQEANEKYTKLKDYFVTELTCLCLETGTVGHFEWEIDDELEVCITLNQIKFKQLTDDEGQPVDEDDLDQIVDDEDCIVYAGETFEYDDDWAAVYRRNGKEERVYMYEFVNDRSSMFLTIEEWQDEDKEEYRIYSSKPVDPAELTLICRGGGNP; from the coding sequence ATGATATCCGTTTCCGAACAAAAATCCTTTGATCAGCGGTTTTCCCTGATTCGAACACTGGCCCCGGACAAGGTATTGTCCCCGGAGGAACAGACCCGCCTGACCATTATGGATGCAGAGGTGGGTGACTGTTTTACCTGTTTGGGCAGCACCTATTTCATCCAGGAAATCAATAAATACCAGGAGGCCAATGAGAAGTATACAAAACTGAAAGACTACTTTGTCACTGAATTGACCTGCCTGTGCCTGGAGACCGGAACCGTGGGCCATTTTGAGTGGGAAATTGATGATGAACTGGAAGTGTGTATCACTTTGAACCAGATCAAATTTAAACAATTGACCGATGATGAAGGTCAGCCCGTTGATGAAGATGATCTGGACCAGATTGTTGACGATGAGGACTGTATTGTCTATGCCGGAGAGACCTTTGAGTATGACGACGACTGGGCTGCCGTGTACCGGCGTAACGGCAAGGAAGAACGGGTTTATATGTATGAATTTGTTAATGACCGTTCGTCCATGTTTCTCACCATTGAAGAGTGGCAGGACGAAGATAAAGAGGAATACCGGATTTATAGTTCCAAACCTGTTGATCCGGCGGAATTGACGTTGATTTGCAGAGGGGGAGGTAACCCATGA
- a CDS encoding DUF350 domain-containing protein, producing the protein MNYMATLISIGHGLCYALVSIFFIFLAKKLDDWRTKDFNDDRHIDDGNVAVGLRRAGLYLGIAIGMVGALSGDSAGFKTDIIYLLVDGVLVTVCLFLARFINDSIMMGNMNNDKECIKVFTLEDGRTVTGNAALGMVEAGMYIATGFILNGSMSGSGGSFVQSLGSALLFFVLGQVVLLGCGLLYELITPFNVRDEIKQNNPAAGIGLAGILIALGIILKATLSGPFTGWINDIIGFLIYTVCGMILLIGFTVLVDRFLLPTTNIATEVKEDKNVAALVLVEATIIAVALIIAHAI; encoded by the coding sequence ATGAACTATATGGCAACCCTAATCAGCATAGGTCATGGTTTATGCTATGCTCTGGTAAGCATTTTTTTTATTTTTCTGGCCAAAAAACTGGATGACTGGCGTACTAAAGACTTTAATGACGACCGCCACATTGATGACGGCAATGTGGCCGTGGGGTTAAGACGGGCAGGGCTTTATCTTGGCATTGCCATCGGTATGGTTGGCGCACTGTCCGGGGATTCGGCAGGGTTCAAGACCGATATAATCTATCTTCTGGTCGACGGTGTTTTGGTTACAGTGTGTCTTTTCCTTGCGCGGTTCATCAATGATTCCATCATGATGGGCAACATGAACAATGACAAAGAGTGCATAAAAGTATTTACCCTCGAAGACGGGCGTACGGTCACAGGCAATGCAGCCCTTGGCATGGTGGAGGCCGGCATGTACATTGCCACAGGCTTTATTCTCAACGGCAGCATGTCCGGCAGCGGAGGCAGCTTTGTCCAGTCCCTGGGATCTGCACTGCTCTTTTTTGTTCTGGGACAGGTTGTGCTTTTAGGGTGTGGTCTGCTCTATGAACTGATCACCCCATTTAACGTCCGGGATGAAATCAAGCAGAATAATCCGGCCGCGGGCATTGGCCTGGCCGGTATCCTGATTGCCCTGGGCATCATTTTAAAAGCAACTCTGTCCGGTCCGTTTACCGGGTGGATAAATGATATTATCGGGTTTTTGATTTATACGGTGTGCGGCATGATTCTGCTTATTGGATTCACTGTCCTTGTGGACCGGTTTCTTCTGCCCACCACAAATATTGCAACTGAGGTCAAAGAGGATAAAAATGTTGCGGCACTGGTGCTGGTTGAGGCGACCATCATTGCTGTGGCGCTGATCATTGCCCATGCCATCTGA
- a CDS encoding toxic anion resistance protein: MSSLAQELASVAGQAKAPVLAEVTQASGQGALTPVQAPDQLVPVQPGHLALEDIKALEEAADGFVEKVKTDPSDWQLGNFVFSLGREIMEKTQAQVSLYDRKMGSVLKSVASEDSSPVAKNILAIKTELDKVNPTMVAKTEMPLPKKVMGLFTRTVNRLPKGDEILRIIAERRETVNSTIDGIRDHLRGEADQVAFDAAELAQICDALKEIQPALQEQIYLGQLIWEKLSAHLETMDDPRAKEALTTLTSDLAMAVVDLQTIDNSNLQTRFGGEMMVRNSHLVQRLVQRTDMILATAVKNALAVRVAAEQQLDTLKHLDMVQKAAAETMTDTAKVIGDAAVKGAKMSQSMTVNIEALEEACNTYEQAFEAYTAISKETISIASQSSNALGVMNERFRARTDALTSRRQEN, encoded by the coding sequence ATGTCCAGTTTGGCTCAGGAACTTGCCAGCGTGGCCGGACAGGCCAAAGCACCTGTATTAGCAGAAGTTACACAAGCATCGGGGCAGGGGGCGCTCACCCCTGTCCAGGCCCCGGACCAGTTGGTGCCGGTCCAGCCCGGGCACCTTGCCCTTGAAGATATCAAAGCGCTTGAAGAAGCAGCTGACGGTTTTGTGGAGAAAGTTAAAACAGATCCGTCGGACTGGCAGCTGGGCAACTTTGTATTTTCACTGGGTAGGGAAATTATGGAAAAGACCCAGGCCCAGGTCTCCCTTTACGACCGGAAAATGGGCTCGGTGCTGAAAAGTGTGGCCAGTGAGGACAGTTCGCCGGTGGCAAAAAATATTCTGGCCATCAAAACTGAGCTGGATAAGGTCAACCCCACCATGGTGGCAAAAACGGAAATGCCTTTGCCTAAAAAGGTAATGGGGCTTTTTACCCGCACCGTCAACCGTCTGCCCAAAGGAGATGAGATCCTGCGTATTATTGCCGAACGTAGGGAAACCGTGAATTCCACCATAGACGGCATCCGGGATCACCTGCGCGGCGAGGCGGACCAGGTCGCCTTTGACGCGGCTGAACTGGCCCAGATTTGTGACGCCTTAAAAGAGATCCAGCCGGCCCTGCAGGAACAGATTTATTTGGGCCAGCTGATCTGGGAAAAGCTCTCCGCCCACCTTGAGACGATGGACGATCCCCGGGCCAAAGAGGCGCTGACTACGCTGACCTCGGATTTGGCTATGGCGGTTGTGGATTTGCAGACCATTGATAATTCAAATCTTCAGACCCGGTTCGGCGGAGAAATGATGGTAAGAAACTCACACCTGGTCCAGCGCCTGGTCCAGCGTACGGACATGATTCTGGCCACGGCCGTGAAAAATGCCCTGGCCGTTCGGGTGGCCGCAGAACAGCAGTTGGATACTTTAAAGCATCTGGACATGGTCCAGAAGGCCGCAGCCGAGACCATGACGGATACGGCAAAGGTCATTGGTGATGCGGCGGTTAAAGGCGCAAAGATGAGCCAGAGTATGACTGTAAACATCGAAGCTCTGGAAGAGGCATGCAATACCTATGAGCAGGCATTTGAAGCCTATACGGCCATTTCAAAGGAGACTATCAGTATTGCATCCCAAAGTTCCAATGCCCTGGGGGTTATGAATGAACGGTTTAGGGCCAGGACAGATGCGTTAACATCAAGGCGCCAGGAGAATTAA
- a CDS encoding response regulator → MKILVAEDSLPSRMMLEAALTKWGYEVTAVCDGSQAWNALQESDDLNLAVLDWEMPGMNGPDLCRKLREKERQDPLYLIILTARNKPADIAHGLESGADDYIAKPYNHAELKARVDAGRRLLTLQNQMREREKLQGVLEMAGAVCHELNQPLQIVLGYAEMLLEEGDKNSDALKTIKTEINRIGELTRRIMKITRYQAKPYLKSRIIDIEQSSD, encoded by the coding sequence ATGAAAATATTAGTTGCAGAAGACAGTCTTCCCTCAAGAATGATGCTTGAGGCGGCCCTGACCAAATGGGGATATGAGGTCACAGCGGTATGTGACGGCAGCCAAGCGTGGAACGCGCTTCAGGAATCGGACGATTTGAACTTGGCAGTGCTTGACTGGGAGATGCCGGGCATGAATGGCCCTGATCTTTGCCGAAAACTTCGGGAAAAAGAGCGACAAGATCCACTTTATCTGATTATTCTCACTGCCAGAAACAAACCGGCAGATATCGCGCATGGGCTTGAATCAGGGGCGGATGACTACATTGCCAAGCCCTATAACCATGCTGAGCTGAAAGCACGGGTTGATGCAGGCCGTCGCCTTCTAACGCTGCAAAACCAGATGCGTGAGCGGGAAAAATTGCAGGGCGTGCTGGAAATGGCCGGAGCTGTTTGTCATGAACTCAACCAGCCACTGCAAATCGTTTTGGGATACGCAGAAATGTTGCTTGAAGAGGGAGATAAAAACAGTGACGCCCTGAAAACCATCAAAACAGAGATCAACCGTATCGGGGAGCTTACGCGGCGGATAATGAAGATTACCCGGTATCAAGCCAAACCATACTTAAAAAGCCGCATCATTGACATTGAACAGTCGTCTGATTAG
- the typA gene encoding translational GTPase TypA encodes MKKNSAVNDKLRNVAIIAHVDHGKTTLVDAMFKQSGMFREGQDVDDRLMDSMDLERERGITIAAKNCSVTCNGVKINIIDTPGHADFGGEVERALSMADSAILLVDASEGPLPQTRFVLKKTFEAGLPVLVIINKIDRKDARPDEVLDMVYDLFIDLDATDEQLDFTYLYAIGRDGIVKRELEEEVDHLKVLFDIIIDEMPAPSYDPDAPFQMLVSDLGYSDYLGRLAIGKVFNGSAASNASLVCMDEDGGQKQLKVSKLQSYDGMTLVPVDQADTGDIIVLAGIEDVKIGDTICTRENPLALPRISVDEPTVFMRFTINTSPFAGKEGKNVQSRKIRERLLKETLLNVAIAVEESNEDDSFVVKGRGELQLAILIETMRRENFEVCVGRPKVIYREENGQTLEPIEHLFVDCDEDFMGVVTEKLSVRKGKMTNLVNNGKGRVRLEFSIPSRSLIGYRDEFMTDTRGTGILNSYLSGYEPYRGDFPVRYTGSIVCDRQGKAVPYALFNLEPRGRLFISPGTPVYEGMVIGEHNRHSDIDVNACKEKKLTNMRASGKDEATICSPVKPMTLEQAIHFIRDDEMVEVTPESIRIRKVELNAGKRHILAGKLKKKDLES; translated from the coding sequence ATGAAAAAAAACAGTGCAGTAAATGATAAATTAAGAAATGTTGCCATCATTGCCCATGTTGACCATGGAAAAACCACGCTGGTGGATGCCATGTTTAAACAAAGCGGCATGTTCCGGGAAGGCCAGGATGTGGATGATCGGCTCATGGATTCCATGGATCTTGAGCGGGAGCGGGGTATTACCATTGCAGCCAAAAACTGCTCGGTTACATGCAACGGTGTAAAAATCAATATTATTGACACCCCGGGCCATGCCGATTTCGGCGGTGAGGTGGAGCGCGCGCTTTCCATGGCTGATTCCGCCATTTTACTGGTGGATGCATCCGAAGGCCCCTTGCCCCAGACCCGGTTTGTCCTCAAAAAAACCTTTGAGGCAGGGCTTCCCGTGCTTGTGATCATCAACAAGATTGATCGCAAGGACGCCCGGCCTGATGAGGTATTGGACATGGTTTACGACCTGTTTATAGATCTTGATGCAACGGACGAACAGCTTGATTTCACATACCTTTACGCCATTGGGCGGGATGGAATTGTCAAGCGGGAACTCGAAGAAGAGGTGGATCACTTAAAGGTCCTTTTTGACATCATTATCGATGAAATGCCTGCACCCTCCTATGACCCTGACGCACCGTTCCAGATGCTGGTGTCGGACCTTGGGTATTCCGATTATTTAGGACGCCTTGCCATCGGCAAAGTGTTCAACGGGTCTGCCGCATCCAACGCCTCTTTGGTGTGCATGGACGAAGACGGCGGCCAAAAACAACTTAAGGTATCCAAACTCCAATCCTATGACGGCATGACACTAGTCCCGGTGGATCAGGCTGACACCGGAGACATTATCGTTCTGGCAGGCATTGAAGATGTAAAAATCGGCGATACCATATGCACCCGGGAAAATCCCCTGGCCCTTCCCAGGATCTCAGTGGATGAACCCACGGTATTCATGCGGTTTACCATTAACACCTCACCCTTTGCCGGCAAAGAGGGCAAAAACGTCCAGTCCAGGAAAATCCGGGAGCGCCTGCTCAAGGAAACCCTGCTCAACGTAGCCATTGCGGTGGAGGAAAGTAACGAAGACGACAGCTTTGTGGTCAAAGGCCGGGGTGAACTTCAGCTGGCCATTCTCATTGAAACCATGCGCCGGGAAAATTTTGAAGTGTGCGTGGGACGCCCCAAGGTCATTTACCGCGAAGAAAACGGCCAGACCCTGGAGCCGATTGAACACCTGTTCGTAGACTGTGATGAGGATTTCATGGGTGTGGTCACTGAAAAACTGTCTGTTAGAAAAGGCAAAATGACCAATCTTGTGAACAACGGCAAAGGCCGGGTTCGCCTGGAGTTCTCCATCCCGTCGCGTTCCCTGATCGGATACCGGGACGAATTCATGACCGACACCCGGGGCACGGGCATCCTGAATTCCTATCTGTCCGGGTATGAACCATACCGCGGGGATTTTCCCGTGCGCTACACCGGTTCTATTGTATGCGACCGCCAAGGCAAGGCTGTGCCCTATGCCCTGTTCAACCTCGAACCCCGGGGACGGCTGTTCATCTCACCGGGCACCCCGGTATACGAAGGCATGGTCATTGGCGAACACAACCGTCATTCCGATATTGACGTCAATGCCTGCAAGGAAAAAAAGCTGACCAATATGCGGGCTTCGGGCAAAGACGAAGCCACCATCTGCTCCCCGGTTAAACCCATGACCCTGGAACAGGCCATACACTTTATCAGAGACGATGAAATGGTGGAAGTCACCCCTGAATCCATCCGCATCCGCAAGGTGGAACTGAATGCCGGAAAACGCCATATCCTGGCCGGAAAACTCAAGAAAAAGGATTTAGAGTCCTAA
- a CDS encoding plasmid stabilization protein: MGSLTIRNVDDSIKAKLRMAAAMNDRSMEEEARQILKKFLLEKRCSEGIGSRIANRFANAGGVILPEIQRSKPRL; this comes from the coding sequence ATGGGAAGTTTGACAATCAGAAATGTGGACGATTCAATTAAAGCAAAACTGCGTATGGCTGCCGCCATGAATGATAGATCCATGGAAGAGGAGGCCAGACAAATTCTTAAAAAATTTTTGCTGGAAAAACGCTGTTCAGAAGGGATCGGCTCCCGAATTGCCAACCGTTTCGCTAATGCCGGCGGTGTCATTTTACCTGAAATCCAGAGATCCAAACCACGTTTGTAG
- a CDS encoding glycine zipper 2TM domain-containing protein, with translation MNTAGSGIKLIVCIMAAAMMTIAGCASSSSNVYTYEQTMQAQTVDTGTVESVKSIIIQASNPPVIGGAVGGVTGGVLGSTVGRGHGRDVATIVGALAGAAIGAAIEHEAGTKNGFEIVVNLDSGRTIVVVQEADVPMYPGDRVRVLTAPDGTTRISK, from the coding sequence ATGAATACGGCCGGATCAGGCATAAAGCTTATTGTTTGCATCATGGCTGCAGCAATGATGACCATAGCCGGATGCGCGTCATCCAGCTCCAATGTTTATACTTATGAGCAGACCATGCAAGCCCAGACCGTGGATACAGGGACTGTGGAATCTGTTAAATCCATCATCATACAGGCCTCAAATCCCCCGGTGATTGGCGGTGCCGTCGGTGGTGTGACGGGCGGTGTGCTCGGCAGCACCGTGGGCAGAGGCCATGGCCGGGATGTGGCCACCATTGTCGGGGCCTTGGCAGGTGCAGCCATCGGTGCCGCCATTGAACATGAGGCCGGAACCAAAAACGGTTTTGAAATTGTTGTTAATCTTGACAGCGGACGAACCATTGTGGTGGTTCAGGAGGCGGATGTACCGATGTATCCCGGGGACAGGGTGCGGGTATTGACCGCCCCGGACGGCACCACCCGTATTTCAAAATAA